The sequence TGTTCTCCAGGCGAAGTTCTGGTTTCCACACCCCGGATTGGGGCACTGCCAGTCCCCAGCTCGGTGCTGGACGTTTCCTCCTTCAGATGGGTTCCCTCGGGAACCCCAGGGTCCTCTTGGGGGAAAGCCACCTCTGTCTCCTCCATGGCCTCCCATGTGACCCATGGGGCCCCCAGGACCTCCTGGGCCCCCTGGACCTCCACGGAGTGGCGGTGGCATCCCTCTGCCCTCACGGGGAGGCATACCACCCCGCATGCTGTTCATTGGAGGTTTCTTCCGAGCAAGAGAAACCTTAAGTTTGCTTCCTTGAAAATCTTTCCCATCAAACCACTCCACAGCAGCCTTGGCAGTTGGTGGGTCTTCATAGGATACTGTAGCATCACCTTTgggctttcctgtttccttgtccAAGTAGATATGGATCATGGGTTGTCCGGTTCTCTTGTTCATCTTAACAACTCCACACTGCTTAAAGAAGTCAGCCAGATCATCTAGAGTCACATTGTCATTTAAGCCTTGCACATAAATTGCACTGTTGTCAGAGTCTTCATCTGGATCTACAGGTGGGCCTAGATCAAGATCTGGTCCTTCATCCATGGGTCCACCAGGCTTATTGAAGCCACCTCCGTCTCCAGCGCTGCCCATTCCACCGCGTCCTCCTCCCCGCCCACCTCTGCTCATGCCTCCACGATCAAatccccctcttcccctgccccggTTATCAGGGCCACTCATGCTCCGGTTCTCTCCTGGTCGGGAAAATCCTCCAGACTCCTGCCCATAAACACCCATGCTACTGGGGTGGTCCTGTCGGAATGAACTCTGCTGCCCGTAGCTGCTGCTCTGTTGGCTATATTGACTTGGAGCCTGGCTGTAGGATCCAGTTTGGGGGGGATAACTAGTGGGCGGCTGCTGCCCATAGCTGCTTTGTTGACCATAGCTACTCTGCTGTCCATAGCTGCTCGGCTGCCCATAGGTGTTCTGCTGAGAATAACTGCtctgatcagggatccctgggtggcgcagcggtttggcgcctgcctttggcccagggcgcgatcctggagacccgggatcgaatcccacatcgggctcccggtgcatggagcctgcttctccctctgcctgtgtctctgcctctctctctctctctctctctctctctctctctctctctctgtgactatcataaataaataaaaaaaattaaaaaaaaaaagatttaaaaaaaaataactgctctGATCATAACTAGTTGGTTGTGTAGAGGAGTAGCTGGTAGGAGGATAAGATGGTGGTGCTGTGACTGGCTGCATGGGGTAGCTCCCAGGTACCTGGGGATAACTGTAGTTACTCTGTCCATATCCTAGGCTGGGCTGGTTGTAACCCCCTGTGCTAGATTGAGGTTGACTAGTCTCAGCGGGTTTGTTACCATCCTGTGGTCTTGCAGGTGCGGTAGCTGCTGGCTGCTGCCCATAGGCTGGGTAAGCAGGCTGAGTGCCATATGCAGACTGAGCTGCATAGGAGGCCTGGGTGGTAGTGACCATAGCAGTGGTGGTATCATAAGCACCAGTGCCGTACCCCTGGACAGGCTGACTGTATGCCTGGGGGGCAGTTGGAGTAGTATAACCAGCGGGAGGCTGTCCATAAGAAGTTGCATAGGCGGTCTGCCCATAGGTCGCAGCGGTCTGAGCCTGGGTATAGCTGACATCAGTGGGCCGTCCATAGGTTCCATAACTCTGCTGCCCATATGCCTGGGTGGTCTGTGCATATCCTTGAGTTGGCTGGGCGGTGTATGCCCTGTAGCCCTGCTGGGCTGCAGCTTGGCTGTAGGTACTGTAATCCGTGGAcgtcattttctctccttccctctcgtTCTCTCAACGTCTGTCTCcccattatcattattttttaagtaagccctATGCCCAATTCGTCGTGACCTCAAAGCTGAGATCCGGCGGGGCCCTGCAGCCTGGTCTTAGGGCGGGAGATGCAGCGGTGGGCTCGGGGGCCCCCAGTCTTCTGTGCACCGTGCACGGTGCGACGGCGAGCAGGGCACCGCCACATGGCAGAGCGGAGTCTAGCCCAGATGGGGCAGCCACGGAAGTGCCCCTGGGGTTTCTTTCAAGAAAGAACGAAGCTGGGCACtcccggggggctcagttggttcaggGGCCTCTTagcttcagctcgggtcatgacctcagggtcctgatgCAGCCCCGTCCTGACTCTCCCTCCGCCTCAGTTCCCCCTTCTCTCTTATTCCCCCCATCTctaaaaataggtaaaatcttttaaaaagggggtaccagtgtggctcagttgggtgagcgtctgccttggggtcaggtcatggcctcagggtcctcagattgagcccCAAGGGTCCAGTGTCAagagtcgggctctctgctcagcagggactctgcttctccctcttcctctccatctgtgctctctctttttttctctcttcaataaatacagtcttttattttttattttttttaaagattttattcatttattcatgagagaccagagagagagaaagaggcagagacacaggcagagggagaagcaggctccatgcggggagccggatgtgggacttgatcccgggtttccaggatctcgccctgggcgggaggcagcgctaaaccgctgagccaccctggctgcccccattttttttttttttttaaagtagtctctacCCTCAGTGTAaacttgaactcatggccctgagatcaagagttgcatgctctactgactgagccagccaggtgcctacATCCATCTTGCT is a genomic window of Vulpes vulpes isolate BD-2025 chromosome 10, VulVul3, whole genome shotgun sequence containing:
- the LOC112915057 gene encoding RNA-binding protein EWS-like; amino-acid sequence: MTSTDYSTYSQAAAQQGYRAYTAQPTQGYAQTTQAYGQQSYGTYGRPTDVSYTQAQTAATYGQTAYATSYGQPPAGYTTPTAPQAYSQPVQGYGTGAYDTTTAMVTTTQASYAAQSAYGTQPAYPAYGQQPAATAPARPQDGNKPAETSQPQSSTGGYNQPSLGYGQSNYSYPQVPGSYPMQPVTAPPSYPPTSYSSTQPTSYDQSRIPDQSSYSQQNTYGQPSSYGQQSSYGQQSSYGQQPPTSYPPQTGSYSQAPSQYSQQSSSYGQQSSFRQDHPSSMGVYGQESGGFSRPGENRSMSGPDNRGRGRGGFDRGGMSRGGRGGGRGGMGSAGDGGGFNKPGGPMDEGPDLDLGPPVDPDEDSDNSAIYVQGLNDNVTLDDLADFFKQCGVVKMNKRTGQPMIHIYLDKETGKPKGDATVSYEDPPTAKAAVEWFDGKDFQGSKLKVSLARKKPPMNSMRGGMPPREGRGMPPPLRGGPGGPGGPGGPMGHMGGHGGDRGGFPPRGPWGSRGNPSEGGNVQHRAGDWQCPNPGCGNQNFAWRTECNQCKAPKPEGFLPPPFPPPGGDRGRGGPGGMRGGRGGLMDRGGPGGMFRGGRGGDRGGFRGGRGMDRGGFGGGRRGGPGGPPGPLMEQMGGRRGGRGGPGKMDKGEHRQERRDRPY